TTTATAAAACCATTTTCTGTAGGgaacaataaacatatttttttattctttgccactaaatataaaagcaaaaatatgcttttattgttttgggttttggattttgctttaagtgcattttattaaaataaatttaatgtattattttgaaatgcGGCTTACTGCTCCTTAATGATTTTAACTTCGGTTGAAAATCCTaacatattattattcttttcttttcttttaagtgTATGCCTGTTTAACACAACCTTAGATGTGACACCAATTATTAAAGGCCTGTAAAAATTGGTAGACTGCTTTAAAATTATAGCAATCAACTAGAATTTTGAACTACATCATCTTACATAATAAAACAGtgataatacaattattttataatagtgcTGTCTTTATAGTTAAGCTCTCAAATGATGCCAGGATGCCATTGTGGACTGTTAACAATAGACTGATTTTCTAATGCtttaatggaaaaaatgtaattattgtaactgcaaacaaatgcaaatattaaCATGTTCATAGGTTTCTTTCTTTTATCTAGAATTCCCACAAAAGAAACACTATTGCCTAGCTATTCAATTTTACTAATAGGATGATTACTTGTCCTTCTGTTCTTCAGTGACTGAAATATgcgtatacatttttatttatttattttattttgcaaaaaatcTAATGTCAGGATTGTTAAAATGTCCTCTATGTTTATGATGCAATGACAAATGTGTTCAACCTATTGTTGGCTAAAGAAATGTCAGATATTCAGAACATATAATGTTACTACTTTAAAAGTACTGTCTGGTCTTAACTGAAGTTTGTCTTGATGTTATATTTCAGAAATATTCAGTTTAAATCATAACACTTTGTAATGTAGAACTTTTTCCGTCTTTCTTTTTATACCTTGCAATGTTTTGTATTACACCTTTAATCAAATGAGAAAAAGATGAAATTAGTAACTTATTCCATGCATTCTCTtggaaataaattgtttttaaattataataaagtttGAAGATAACTGTCTTTTGTGTATCATCTATCTAtcatgtatctgtctgtctgtgtgtctatctatctatctatctatctatctatctatctatctatctatctatctatctatctatctatctatctatctatctatctatctatctatctatctatctatctatctatctatctatctatctatctaggacTAAGCAACTAAGCAAAATTCCAGAAACTATGCCATAGGCATATCCATGCAGAAATATAACACTCAAGCCTTCTGTTTATGTATAGCTCTGCCTCTGCCAGATGAATAAGATGTAGTTACACTGAAACCAGATCCATTCATGGCAGGCTGTTTGCTGAGTCAAGCACAATCCCAATGAGGAGCAATATCACATTTCATGCCTGTTTGTAAAATTTGTAACAACATTACAAAATCCTTCAGTGTGTTATTTCATCTTTAAATACTTATGTATATATGCGTAGTGGTCTGTAACCAATTAGATGTTggacttttattatgaaacaAAACTATCGGATATGACTCAGTTCTTATAAGACCCACTGAGGGGAAAGTGACATTGGGAGGCAAATACACAAATGTTGTACAGTCTATTGTTCTTCCTCCAGAGGGCGCTAGCCGGCTCAAATATCCCAAACCCATATCAACCCCCATTCAAACCTCataacgttttttatttatttatttacaccatttaaattacaataaagtaaatatatcTATTACATACACGTGTTTTTTGTATTTACCTAACTTTTTTAAAACTTCAAATCTTCAATAAAACAATCTCTATAACATGATTAGATTTTGATTGGTCCATCCGAATAGCGCGGAGAAAGGTAACAAATACCACGTGACAACGAGTCTACGTGGTCTTTTAATAGCAgtccaaataataatatttaatgcaatacCTACATGACAAATACACAGTTTAAGTAACAACTAAGTAattatggagagagagagagagagagcgagagagagagaaagagagagagagagagagagcttagcTGTGCTTATATTGAAATACTCACGCCCTTCTATCctcttatatttttattcttagaAAAAACATCCGCCCCCTGATTCATCATTACATAGTCGCTCAGGAAGAAAGAGAGGAGGCAGGAGTGTGTTTATACATCTGCAATGGCCATTGAGCTGCGCTCTGGTGTCAAATATGGCTTGTTTCTGTCACTTGCAGTGGTGTTGGTGGCGTATTGGTTGCGCTCGCCGGACAGCTCGGTTCTGGACGACAGACTGGACGCGGTTCTGTCTTCACTGCTGCGCGCCGAGCAGAAAGTGGGCATGAACGGCGTGTCCAGACCGCGAGTGGCTATAGGTACAGAGTACAGACTTTTGAGTGCACTTAACAGCATGCAACAAATAATTATGATATGCAGTGCATAGGCTTGATTGGAATAAATTCTGCAGTTCTCAAAgttcaaaatatgtaaatattataacattacttactttgtatttatttttttagataaactcattatttaaaaatatatatttataagtgaactttaataataaaatattaactaattGACGTAATAATACAGTTATACCTTTATATACTAGATTTGCATCTTTTGAGTAAAGTATGAATTTTGCAAttttgcatttctcaaaacaatacaaatgtatgtaataaagttgtatttttaaattaacaattgtacacatttaatgtattaatatgtattgatttttagtttttgtgacTGAATTGTATTGGtttcttttttaagtttgtattaattatttacagtacagtaataattattaatttgaactggggttattatagtaaactaaaactaaaaccctttaaaaaataaataaataaataaaaaaaacttgctgaaagaaaataatttaaacttgTTTAATTTCATCTAGTTGCCAAGGAAATGTttctaatttgtatttatttgaattttctgtaaataaaaaaacaattaattgaaactatgtaaacatatatatatatatatatatatatatatatatatatatatatatatatatatatatatacacaaaaaattacataaaaacaaaataaaactacaaacattttaaatgaaattataataaaacagattAGGATATAATTaggatactattatagttttaatatatatatatatatatatatatatatatatatatatatatatatatatatatataaactataatagtatcctaattgtactaaaataacagcTAATTATTTATAATCAGTTTGCCACATTTTTCTTGGTGTTCCTATCTGCAACTGCACATGTTACTATTTTATCTGATAATATGGCTTGTTTTGCTTCTAAATATTGTTATCTTAAAGGATCAAGCCTAAgctgatgttcttttttttttgttggtttacaCTATAGAAACAAGTGCTGAGTACTTGTGAGGTAAAACAACTTAGACAACCAGGTTTCAGCCTTGTTTACCAAACGTCTTCAATCATTAACCTGAGTCACATACACAACCCATTGCAGTACTATTATTTTACTTGTTGCTTACATTACAGTCAATGCAATTGGAACCCTTGATTGAATCTTTGTTGATTGGATTGATAATCAATCAGCTGAAGTTCTGTATGCACTGACTCAGTTAAGTTAACATGATCACTGATTTCATTGGCATCTGTCAGTCTATTGCGGTCTGCTTTAGTGTGTAGTCAACTATGCATGGCATTGAATCCAGTTTGTTCAGATATTGTATGACCTATGATTTATATGCGTTTTGTTAAATAGTCAGGTTCAAAGattaattttttgtaatattagaTTATTTCAAGTGTGTCATCTCACTGTCTCTTATCAGGTTTTGGCGGCTGTGTGGATATTATAGTTGATGGAGTGACACTGCTGAACAAAATGGGTTTGAAGCCGACAGACCAGCCCCTCCATCATGACTACATTGAGAACGCCGAGCAGCTGGCACAGAGTTTCGCTTACTTTTTCTCCCCCGGAGCTGCATCAGAGTGAGAGACGTTCAAGCATGTTCACAAAGCCCTCAGGACTGTACAGATTGGGCAATGTATCATAATACAGCTGTTgtgatttatttcatttgaagCCCATTTAATTGTAAAAAGTTTGCATAGCTTAACTGATTGCAATCTTCCGTTTTGAGTTAGTTGATAATTAACAGTtggaattaaaacaaattaactgGTTTCAAGGTGAATTGTGATTTCCCCACTAATTTACTCTGGTAATCACAGATGTAGGTCATTACATTAACTATAAACAGCTAATGttacattaatgaaataatattaaatatggataatttcatttcaaaggatagttcatccaaaaacaaaaatctgcTAAAAATGTACTTACACTCAGGccatttaagatgtagatgagtttgtttcttcatcaaaacagatttgcattacatcagttgctcaacagtgaatgggtgccgtcagattgtaagtccaaacagctgataaaaacatcgcaataatccacaagtagacCCATGAGTCCATTAATAAACATCTTGAGAAATGGAAAACTGTGTTTGTaatacaagaaatattttaagaggttttaaactttaaattgttgtttaaatATCAGTCCACTATCtaatattgctttttccagtGAAAGTAAATCAGGAAAGAAATACGCACTGTTTGTAGCAAAAAGAGGAGAACAGATGAGATGGAgttttccactggaggaagcattattatggattggCATTTTGTCCAAAATTTAGTTTTAAGCTAAAATGccttaattatggatttgtttcttacaaacatgcagtttttcacttcataagatatAATTTGAataactggagtggtgtgggttacttgtggattattgtgatgtttttatcagctgtttggactctgaatctgacggcacccattcactgcagaggatccattggtgagcaagtgatgtaatgctacaattctccaaatctgttctgatgaagaaacaaacttgtctaCATTTTGGATACAGGGTGCACAAATGTTctgtattttcatgtttgggtgaactgttcctttaaagtgtTAAGCCGAAATTCGTCAGACCCTCTTAGTTTTGTTGTGCTGGCAATATGGCAGCTGCGTCCTGCAACAGAATTCACACTTGAGAGTGGAATGACGGGCTTCTCAAGATAATATTGCAGTTATGTTGAGACGCTGCATAGTGCTGTTTGAGCCGTGTCTGAGTGGAGTGTAATTTACAGTTACTACTGCCAAAGTGACACAGAAGCTTTTGGAGACGTGAGTGCTTCTGGTTCTCCTTTAGATAATAACCATCAATCATAGaggcatttttcttttcattcttttcgGCTGGAGAGCCTTTTAAACTTGCAGATTCTGTAAAAGCTTTTGAAGTGCGTTTTGTACGAAAATATGTTGAAGTTGCAGTTGTCAAAACACCGCTATTAAAACAGTGTTCATTTGAACAATGATCCAATGAAAGTCCAACCAATCAAAAAattgttaattataattaaatgcaatgaaaatttcactttttatttgtgaccctggacctcaaAACCGGTCTTAAGTCACTTGAGTATATGTTTagcaattaccaaaaaaaaaaaaaaaaacattgtatgggtcaaaattattttttcctttatgTCAAAGGTTATTAGGATGTTAAGtatagatcatgttccatgaatatatattgtaaatctcctaccgtaaacatatcaaaacttcatttttgattagtaaaatgcattgctaagaacttcatttggacaactttaaagtagattttctcagtatttagatttttttgcaccctcagattccagattttcagatagcTGTATCTCAGCCGAATATTGTCCGATCCCAATAAACCAAatgtcaatggaaagcttatttattcagctttcagaaatctttttgtggtccagggtcacatataagacTTAACCTTGACTCAATatgttgcaccctcagattccagatgatttaaatagttgtatctcgaccaagaattgtccaatcctaataaaccatacatcagtggaaataTACATATTCTTGGTCTTAATGTGAATGATTAATTACTGGTTATGTTGTTacaaaaatcaatcaatctatcaatgtagaacaaatatttaataaactggCTGTTGCTGATTTTTGAGATTCTACACAAACCTATGTTCTTATGATTTTTTAGTTTGTTAGCAACTATTCATTACATTGTGAAACacattttcttaatataaaaatcaCATTACTTTTTGTGGAACTAACAGTGCTCATGGAAACGAAAAATGTGTTGACTTATACTAGCTAATCTGTTATTACTAATGCATAAAAATGGCATGGTACATGCATAATACAGAGCTAAAAACAACAGTTGAATGTAAACAGTGAGTGTTAACTGCTCTCCCATCATCAGGCACCTGCAGTGTTTGTTATTCAGCTGACAGTGTTTTGGTTCTCTTCTGTAGGAGGTTTGTTATGAATGACACACTCTTCAGTGAGCTGGTAGAGGCTTCTCGAGAGTTACCAGGGAACAGGTGGTCAATAGGAGGAAATGCACCTGTCATGGCCAGCAGGATGGCGCTGGAAGGATGTGATGTGCTTTTAGGGGGCAGTTTCAGCACAGACTTCACAGATATCCTCTCACAGCGCATCACAGGTGCTGTAATGCTCTTACTTTCAGCTTTATGCTAAAAGCCTTATCTATTCAACATTGTAAATATAACAAGAATGCTTTAAAATCTGAACTTCCATGTTTATCATTGCATTGAATTATTGTGTCTCTCCTCAGTGGCTGGAAACACAGTGGATGAGCCAGACATCCACCTGATCCTGGAGTATCCCACAGGTGCCACATGGGGGCCGTACACCTCCCGAAGGGCCAATAGGTTGGCTGATTTACTTTAAGATTTTACATCTTAACTGTACTTTCATTTGAAAGTGTCTGTGAgtgtttaaagtgttttatttttcttgcattGCTGTAGGTATATTGTCCATAGCGATGACCATAATCCATATCTGGACTCCATGGAGCAATTTCAGGAGAAGCTGAACAGCTTCAAACCAGATCTGCTTGTTGTAGGAGGATTACAGATGATGGACAGCTTCCCTTTCAAAAAAGGTAAGTGAATATAGACACACAAGGGcaataattaaaattaactttcattaataacATTTACAAACATCATTGCATAATGCTCAACGAATCAGTATTTAATTCACTttcaaataacaatataaaactttttatttatgtattttattaattataaatgtcatGTGTGGATCAGTGGCAGTTTGGAGGTAAACTAAACTCTGTACTGTCACGTGGTGAGATTAGCATGTTTTCCCAGCTGCCCCTGGGAAAGTAGACTGACTGTAACAACTTGAAGCACTCAAAGTGACTTGTTTTCTTTTCCGTCTGCCTTAGAGGGAAATTAGTTTTACCAATATCTGCTGTACATTTTCACAGCTTGGTAACTGTTGGTAATCTGTGTTTTAGGAATCTTTAGATATAAAGGTGAAAATGCTTAAAGTGTTTTGCTAATTGCAGCTGGATATAAAGAGTAATAAAACAAAGACTGTAGGAGTACATTTTATAAGCGAATACTAGgttcatgtttaattaattgaGAGATTTGCTTCAAAGTAAAAACGTTTCAGTGTGtaaaaacattctttaaagttgtatatcaatttttttaaattgagtatATTTCACAAGAaattactatttcagtcttttacttcaaaatgtaGCCATAAAAACTAGTGATTTCTGAGTAAATGTTGTTTGTATGcccttttttcagtgtacttcACTCTTAATCTTCCATTAACCATTTAAGTATAGGGATGTAATGCTTAATTCAACTAAAGATGAGATACAAATCACAATACTGATTTTCCCATAtgattttcttacattttttttttaacagaatgaGATTTAAggcaaattataaatgaaaaagtgTCCTTTTTTATAAGTCAGATAACATGCTGCAGatttaaatatgtcaaataacaaaactgtgaaatgttacaacataaatattacaaataaaaaaaatttacgcTTAGGCTTTGTCTGTCCTCTTTCCATTTAAACTTAGAGCCattcactgcattttaatcacggTCCAAACAAAGACCAATGAGCAGTTTCTgatttaaattagattgtataatttcgaaatttgaagcaaaaacagactAGTCTGACATTAGCTTTGTGAAACTATAGTACACACAACATCTAAAGGATACTGAATCAGAtacaaattcactctctgacagcaggtggcgcttatggaacagcagctatacagtgtttccttggttacagctgtaaacaaagcagcgctgcagtTATAAATGCTTctttattatgcattattcaaAGGCAATCAATTTCCCTCAGAGATACAATTGGTGGTGggagtttatataaatgtatcgCGATTCATTTAACATCTCAACCGACTTGAATTCAGATGACTTCAGTTGGTTCATTAATTCGGAGAATCTATAATAACTCTCTGTTTTCTATAGGTGAGCGTGAGGCTCTGCTGGGAAAGCTGGAGAAGATGTTGTCCTCCGCGTCCCCGCAGACCGCTGTCCATTTCGAGATGGCCAGCTTCGTAGATGAGAGTCTGATGTCAGATCTCCTAGAGTTTGTTCTTCCTCACGCCGACTCGTTAGGCATGAACGAGCAGGAGCTGCCGAACCTCCTGAGCCTTTTCCGCGGCAGCAACTTGACCGTGCTTTCCGACCCCAACCCACGCGTAGCTACAGTGCTGGACCAGATGCGAGAACTCTACCGCCTGGTAAACCAGCGCCACCAGGAAGCTGGAACGGGTCGGCCGCTCACACGTCTTCACCTCCACACGCTGGCTTTCCAGGCCATCATCGTCAAACGTGGCTCCAAGTGGAAGAACACGATGTCGGCCACGGCCAAAGCATCTCTGACCGCCAACCGCCATGTCTGCGGCTCGCCAGACATCGATCTCAGTAAAGCGCGACTGATCATGGACGAATCGTTCTCTGTTAGCAGGCAAGAAGGAAGTCCGAGAATTCCACTCAAGGAATCTCGACCTATTTCCTGCTGGGATGAGGACGGCTATGAGGTTTGCGTGGCTCCTGTGCTGGTGTGCACTGAGGTGTACCAGACTGCTGGAGGAGGAGACAACATCTCTGCTGCTGGGCTTGTACTACAGATCTGAACAGGAgtcgtttgtttttgttttttttgtttttttattatttaattttttttggaaacacaTCGAGACAGATTGTGTGCAATACAAACGTTGGGTCCAGCTGATATAAAGTTagatgaatctcacaaaac
This region of Carassius auratus strain Wakin chromosome 17, ASM336829v1, whole genome shotgun sequence genomic DNA includes:
- the LOC113117650 gene encoding ADP-dependent glucokinase-like, with amino-acid sequence MAIELRSGVKYGLFLSLAVVLVAYWLRSPDSSVLDDRLDAVLSSLLRAEQKVGMNGVSRPRVAIGFGGCVDIIVDGVTLLNKMGLKPTDQPLHHDYIENAEQLAQSFAYFFSPGAASERFVMNDTLFSELVEASRELPGNRWSIGGNAPVMASRMALEGCDVLLGGSFSTDFTDILSQRITVAGNTVDEPDIHLILEYPTGATWGPYTSRRANRYIVHSDDHNPYLDSMEQFQEKLNSFKPDLLVVGGLQMMDSFPFKKGEREALLGKLEKMLSSASPQTAVHFEMASFVDESLMSDLLEFVLPHADSLGMNEQELPNLLSLFRGSNLTVLSDPNPRVATVLDQMRELYRLVNQRHQEAGTGRPLTRLHLHTLAFQAIIVKRGSKWKNTMSATAKASLTANRHVCGSPDIDLSKARLIMDESFSVSRQEGSPRIPLKESRPISCWDEDGYEVCVAPVLVCTEVYQTAGGGDNISAAGLVLQI